A single window of Zea mays cultivar B73 chromosome 10, Zm-B73-REFERENCE-NAM-5.0, whole genome shotgun sequence DNA harbors:
- the LOC100282546 gene encoding serine/threonine-protein kinase STY13 isoform X2: protein MAQGINFPDFIGAVGGHDGGVDFGGNFCDMAFYQKLGEGTNMSVDSLNSMQTSMHGGSIAMSVDNNSSVGSNSDSRTGMLGHPGLKGPAIVGSYSVGHSIFRPGRVSHALSEDALAHALMDNKFPTETLKDYEEWTIDLGKLHLGMPFAQGAFGKLYRGTYNGMDVAIKLLERPEADPEKAQLLEQQFVQEVMMLATLRHPNIVKFIGACRKPLVWCIVTEYAKGGSLKNFLSKRQNRSVPLKLAVKQALDVARGMAYVHGLGFIHRDLKSDNLLISGDKSIKIADFGVARIEVKTEGMTPETGTYRWMAP from the exons ATGGCGCAAGGCATCAACTTCCCTGACTTCATCGGCGCCGTGGGTGGCCATGATGGTGGTGTGGACTTTGGTGGGAACTTCTGTGACATGGCCTTCTACCAGAAGCTAGGGGAGGGCACCAACATGTCGGTCGACAGCCTCAACAGCATGCAGACCAGCATGCATGGGGGGTCCATCGCCATGTCTGTGGACAACAACAGCAGCGTTGGCTCTAACAGTGACTCCCGCACTGGCATGCTTGGTCATCCTGGTCTCAAGGGGCCTGCCATTGTGGGAAGCTACTCGGTTGGGCACAGCATCTTCCGCCCTGGCCGGGTGTCCCACGCCTTGAGTGAGGATGCGCTGGCACATGCTCTGATGGACAATAAGTTCCCAACTGAGACACTCAAGGATTATGAGGAGTGGACTATTGATCTGGGGAAGCTCCACTTGGGAATGCCCTTTGCACAAGGTGCCTTTGGGAAGCTCTACAGGGGAACATACAATGGGATGGATGTTGCTATTAAGCTTTTGGAGCGACCTGAGGCTGACCCTGAGAAAGCTCAACTGTTAGAGCAGCAGTTTGTccaagaagttatgatgcttgcaACACTGAGGCACCCGAATATTGTCAAGTTCATTGGTGCGTGCAGGAAGCCGTTGGTTTGGTGTATTGTGACGGAGTATGCAAAGGGTGGATCTCTCAAGAATTTCTTGAGCAAGAGGCAGAACAGGTCTGTCCCGCTGAAGTTGGCAGTCAAGCAGGCATTGGATGTTGCACGTGGCATGGCCTATGTCCATGGCCTTGGGTTCATTCATAGAGATCTTAAGTCGGACAACCTCCTGATTTCTGGTGATAAGTCCATTAAGATTGCTGACTTTGGAGTGGCTAGGATTGAAGTCAAGACTGAGGGGATGACACCTGAAACTGGAACATACCGCTGGATGGCTCC GTGA
- the LOC100282546 gene encoding Serine/threonine-protein kinase STY13 produces the protein MAQGINFPDFIGAVGGHDGGVDFGGNFCDMAFYQKLGEGTNMSVDSLNSMQTSMHGGSIAMSVDNNSSVGSNSDSRTGMLGHPGLKGPAIVGSYSVGHSIFRPGRVSHALSEDALAHALMDNKFPTETLKDYEEWTIDLGKLHLGMPFAQGAFGKLYRGTYNGMDVAIKLLERPEADPEKAQLLEQQFVQEVMMLATLRHPNIVKFIGACRKPLVWCIVTEYAKGGSLKNFLSKRQNRSVPLKLAVKQALDVARGMAYVHGLGFIHRDLKSDNLLISGDKSIKIADFGVARIEVKTEGMTPETGTYRWMAPEMIQHRPYNQKVDVYSFAIVLWELVTGNVPFANMSAVQAAFAVVNKGVRPAIPHDCLPALAEIMTMCWDTNPEVRPPFAEIVRMLEQVEVEVLTTVRKARFRCCIAQPMTLD, from the exons ATGGCGCAAGGCATCAACTTCCCTGACTTCATCGGCGCCGTGGGTGGCCATGATGGTGGTGTGGACTTTGGTGGGAACTTCTGTGACATGGCCTTCTACCAGAAGCTAGGGGAGGGCACCAACATGTCGGTCGACAGCCTCAACAGCATGCAGACCAGCATGCATGGGGGGTCCATCGCCATGTCTGTGGACAACAACAGCAGCGTTGGCTCTAACAGTGACTCCCGCACTGGCATGCTTGGTCATCCTGGTCTCAAGGGGCCTGCCATTGTGGGAAGCTACTCGGTTGGGCACAGCATCTTCCGCCCTGGCCGGGTGTCCCACGCCTTGAGTGAGGATGCGCTGGCACATGCTCTGATGGACAATAAGTTCCCAACTGAGACACTCAAGGATTATGAGGAGTGGACTATTGATCTGGGGAAGCTCCACTTGGGAATGCCCTTTGCACAAGGTGCCTTTGGGAAGCTCTACAGGGGAACATACAATGGGATGGATGTTGCTATTAAGCTTTTGGAGCGACCTGAGGCTGACCCTGAGAAAGCTCAACTGTTAGAGCAGCAGTTTGTccaagaagttatgatgcttgcaACACTGAGGCACCCGAATATTGTCAAGTTCATTGGTGCGTGCAGGAAGCCGTTGGTTTGGTGTATTGTGACGGAGTATGCAAAGGGTGGATCTCTCAAGAATTTCTTGAGCAAGAGGCAGAACAGGTCTGTCCCGCTGAAGTTGGCAGTCAAGCAGGCATTGGATGTTGCACGTGGCATGGCCTATGTCCATGGCCTTGGGTTCATTCATAGAGATCTTAAGTCGGACAACCTCCTGATTTCTGGTGATAAGTCCATTAAGATTGCTGACTTTGGAGTGGCTAGGATTGAAGTCAAGACTGAGGGGATGACACCTGAAACTGGAACATACCGCTGGATGGCTCC TGAAATGATCCAGCATAGGCCATACAACCAGAAAGTTGATGTCTACAGTTTTGCCATTGTCCTGTGGGAGTTAGTGACTGGGAATGTCCCCTTTGCAAACATGAGCGCAGTGCAAGCTGCATTTGCTGTGGTTAACAAGGGCGTGCGACCAGCCATACCCCACGACTGCCTCCCTGCCCTTGCGGAGATCATGACCATGTGCTGGGACACAAACCCTGAAGTCCGTCCCCCATTCGCTGAGATTGTGAGGATGCTGGagcaggtggaggtggaggttctGACCACTGTCCGTAAGGCTCGCTTCCGCTGTTGCATCGCCCAACCGATGACGCTGGACTGA
- the LOC100192484 gene encoding YTH domain-containing protein ECT2 has product MAAAPHQAQGPADSVIPLQSEPALDNNPSKSANARDQILSGTENVTTGNARGGSSLKSQKGPPEKASSVGKPGEQPFPYHQNVYAPQPQPLYPGGYMNPSGQWEEYPHYVSMEGLHSVSPGIYNDNQSLMLSPGYANNPQMMYGAYSPVSTVGDGQQYLPMHFPFSSPYYQPPASPSMGYSSSATGISQGDPMLQQEYFLPDGLLYSPTQGYHQPFSSFDRAPTQLNNAPGLFGQGNLPLASGMHHGSMYGPGSYKGRQQGSKFGGSTTSWSSAGRRFGTIDLSGNQQRGSMPFGSHNGSLEFMNEQNRGPRATKPKIQGTENTSGDERSEKIVPLIDSELYNRSDFITEYKDAKFFVIKSYTEDHVHRSIKYKVWASTASGNRKLDSAYHAAKEKEEHCPIFLFFSVNGSGQFCGVAEMIGPVDFDRSVDYWQQDKWSGQFPVKWHIIKDVPNNLLRHIILENNDSKPVTNSRDTQEVKLEQGLQMLTIFKNHEAETTIVEDFDFYEQREKALQENRRQQQPPTTYPQKLVDTNAQGPVADISDAFAKAVQLKDTANSGTTPKAEGASAENGSAATAKVEGSANLNTGPVE; this is encoded by the exons ATGGCCGCCGCGCCGCACCAGGCCCAGGGCCCCGCAG ATAGTGTGATTCCGCTGCAGTCTGAACCTGCACTTGATAATAATCCCTCCAAGAGTGCAAACGCTAGGGACCAG ATTCTTTCTGGTACGGAGAATGTGACTACAGGCAATGCACGCGGCGGCAGCTCCTTGAAATCGCAAAAAGGCCCGCCAGAGAAGGCTAGCTCTGTCGGAAAACCTGGAGAACAACCTTTTCCCTACCATCAAAATGTGTATGCACCACAGCCACAACCACTCTATCCTGGAG GCTACATGAACCCTTCAGGACAATGGGAGGAATATCCCCATTATGTGAGTATGGAGGGGCTCCATTCCGTATCTCCC GGAATCTACAATGACAACCAGTCCCTCATGCTATCTCCTGGATATGCAAACAATCCCCAAATGATGTATGGAGCATATTCTCCTGTTTCCACCGTTGGGGATGGCCAACAATACCTCCCTATGCATTTTCCCTTCTCAAGTCCTTACTATCAACCACCAGCTTCTCCTAGCATGGGATATTCAAGCTCTGCGACTGGAATATCCCAAGGAGACCCTATGCTGCAGCAAGAGTACTTCCTTCCTGATGGTCTTCTATATTCACCCACACAAGGGTATCATCAACCATTCAGCTCATTCGACAGAG CACCAACACAACTAAATAATGCTCCTGGGTTGTTTGGTCAAGGGAATCTACCACTGGCTTCTGGAATG CACCATGGATCGATGTATGGTCCTGGATCCTACAAGGGACGCCAGCAAGGTAGCAAATTTGGTGGCAGTACTACAAGTTGGAGTTCTGCTGGCCGCAGATTTGGTACTATCGACTTGAGTGGCAATCAACAAAGGGGCAGCATGCCATTTGGTAGTCACAATGGCTCTCTGGAGTTCATGAATGAGCAAAACCGTGGACCACGCGCTACAAAACCGAAGATACAAGGCACAGAGAACACCTCAGGAGATGAGAGAAGCGAGAAAATTGTTCCTCTGATTGATAGCGAACTGTACAATCGCTCTGATTTTATAACTGAGTACAAGGATGCCAAATTCTTTGTAATAAAGTCCTACACCGAGGACCATGTACATAGGAGCATTAAGTATAAAGTTTGGGCCAGCACAGCCAGCGGGAACAGGAAGCTGGATTCTGCTTACCATGCAGCCAAAGAGAAAGAAGAGCATTGCCCTATTTTCTTGTTTTTCTCA GTTAATGGGAGTGGCCAATTCTGTGGCGTGGCTGAGATGATTGGACCTGTCGATTTCGACAGAAGTGTTGATTACTGGCAGCAGGATAAGTGGAGTGGCCAGTTCCCTGTGAAGTGGCACATAATTAAAGATGTACCGAACAACCTTCTGCGGCACATCATTCTTGAGAACAATGACAGTAAACCTGTCACAAATAGCAGGGACACACAGGAG GTGAAGCTGGAACAGGGCCTCCAGATGCTAACAATCTTCAAGAACCATGAGGCTGAGACAACGATCGTGGAAGATTTCGACTTCTATGAGCAGCGGGAGAAAGCCTTGCAGGAGAACAGACGTCAACAGCAGCCTCCCACCACCTATCCTCAGAAGCTGGTGGATACCAACGCTCAAGGTCCTGTGGCCGATATATCAGATGCATTTGCCAAGGCCGTCCAGTTGAAGGATACTGCGAACAGCGGGACGACCCCGAAAGCTGAGGGTGCCTCAGCTGAAAATGGATCCGCTGCCACAGCCAAGGTTGAAGGGAGTGCAAACCTGAACACAGGCCCTGTGGAGTAG